The DNA region TGGGTTCGCGAGCACGTGAAACCGCGGGGGGTGACCGCGTGAAGGTGCTGATCCGCCACCAAAAACGCGAGGTCGAGGTCGCCGGTCGCCGTCGGGTCCGCGATGTTTTGGCCGAACTGGGAATCAACCCCGAGACCGTACTGGTGATCCGCGGGACGCAACTCCTCACCCACGACGTCCATCTCGCGGACGACGACCGGATCGAGCTTCGTCCGGTGGTGTCGGGAGGCGGGGCCTGATGCGCTGCCAGAAATGCAAGGGCGAGGCTTCGGTTGAGATCCGCCGTCACCACGCGGCGTTCTGCAACGAGCACTTCGTCGAGTTCTTCGATCGGCAGGTGGAGCGATCGATCGAAGGGGAACGGATGTTCACCCGCGACGACCGGGTGCTCGTCGTGGTCTCAGGGGGAAAGGACAGCCTGGCGCTGTGGGATGTCCTGCGCCGACTGGGATACCAGACCACTGGGCTCTACATCAACCTGGGGATCGGCGAGTACTCCCATGAGTCCCAGCGTAAGGCCGAGGGGTACGCCGCCGGGCAGGGGGCGGAACTGCTGATCGCGGACATTCCCCACGACTACGGGATGAGCGTGGAGGACTTTGCGCGGGCGACGGGCCGGGTCAGCTGTTCGGCGTGTGGTCTGAGCAAGCGCTATCTATTCAATCGGGTGGCGATGGACCGGGGGTTTCCGGTGGTCGCCACCGGGCACAACCTCGACGACGAGGCGGCGGTGCTCCTCGGCAACCTCCTGCACTGGCAAACCGAGTACCTGGCCCGTCAGGCGCCGGTGCTGCAGAGCACCCACCCGCAGTTCGCGAAGAAAGTGAAACCGCTCTACCGAATCGCCGAACGCGAGACCGCCGCGTACGCGGTGATCCGCGGCATCGACTACATCGTCGAGGAGTGTCCCAACAGCGTCGGGGCCAAGAGCCTCCTCTACAAAGACGCGCTCAACCTGCTCGAGCAGGCCGCCCCCGGCACGAAGCAGAGTCTTTACTGGGGGTTTCTGGAACGAGGCCGCCCGCTCGTCGAGGCGCTCGTCAGCCCCTCGCTTCGAGCCTGCATCCACTGCGGTCAACCAACGACCGCCGAAGTGTGCGCTTTCTGCCGCATGACCGAGCGGGCGGCCGAGCGAATGCGGGTGCGACTGGCGTTGGCGTCCTCGACCCCCGGTCCGACGCCGACCCCCGGTGGCGGGACGCCGGCGGGGGAGGACCGGCCGGAAACCCCCGCCCCCCTGGCAGAGGTGGGTCGCCCGGGCCGTCCCGCCTAGGGGATCCCGCCCCCGTGTCATCCGGTCCCCTGAAGGCGGGCGATTCGGTCCTGCTCATCGATCGCCGGCGTCGACGGTACATGATTATGCTGCGCGCGGGTGGTGTCAGCGACCTCCGCGGCGGCAAGGTGGTCCACGATACCCTCCTCGGGGAGGACGAAGGCGGCACGATCGTCTCCAGCCGCGGCGAGCGGTTTCTCGTGGTGCGCCCCACGCTGGCCGAGTTTATCCTCGAGATGCCCCGAGGGGCGCAGGTCATCTACCCCAAGGATCTCGGGGCGATTCTCCTGGCCGCGGACATCTTCCCGGGGGCCCGGGTGCTGGAGGCGGGGACCGGATCGGGGGCGCTGACGATGGCGCTCCTTCGGGCGACGGGACCGCAGGGTCGGGTGACGACCTACGATCTGCGTGAGGAGTTCGCGCGCATCGCCGAACGGAACATCCAGCGGTTCCTGGGCGCCGCCGACTCGCTGGTGCTCCGCCGGCAAGATATCTACACCGGCGTGCTCGCTGAAGACCTTCCCATCGATCGTATCATCCTCGATCTCCCAGAACCGTGGCGGGTGGTGGGACATGCGGCACACGCACTGCCGCCCGGGGGGATCTTCGTCTCGTACGTCCCCACCGTCCCCCAGGTCGTCCAAACGACCGAGACGCTTCGGAACTCAGGGGCGTTCGCGATGATCGAGACGGTCGAGGTGCTGATGCGCCCGTGGAACATCGAGGGACTCAGCGTGCGGCCGGCGCACCGCATGGTGGCGCACACGGGGTTCCTCACCGCGGCTCGCCGGGTCCGCTCGATGGCCGCTGAACGCAACGACATTCCGGAGCCCGATGGACCTGCCGAGGGGGAGGGGGACGACCGCGGCGAGGTCTGATCCCCTCAGTTCCGCTCGACCGCCAGGCTGACGGCTTCGCCACCTCCCAGGCAGACCGCCGCGACGCCCCGCCGAACCTCCCGTGCTTGCATCGCGTACAGCAGTGTCGTGAGGATCCGAGCGCCGCTCGCGCCGATCGGATGACCCAGCGCCACCGCGCCACCATGGACGTTTACCCGTTCCATGTCGAGACCGACATCGCGGGCCACGGCGATGACGACGGCGGCGTAGGCTTCGTTGATTTCGTAGAGATCGACCGCGTCCTTGGTCCAGCCGATCTTGGACAGCAACCGGCGGATCGCCCCCGCCGGGGCGATCGTGAACCACTCCGGCGCGGTCGCGTTCACAGCTTGGCCAACAATCCGCGCAAGGGGTCGCAGCCCCAACCGATCGGCGGCCTCCCTTGAGGCCATCACCACCGCCGCCGCTCCGTCGCTGATCGACGACGCGTTCGCGACCGTGACGGTCCCGCCTTCCTCGAACACGGGGCGGAGTTTCCCGAGCTTTTCCGGGTCAAACCTGCGCGGCTCCTCGTCTTCCTTCACCGTCGTGTGCTCGCCGCGGACGCTGGGGATGTCCACGGGAACGATTTCCTGCCGGAAGTGACCCGACTCCGTTGCCGCGATGGCCCGAGTGTAGGACCGGCGGGCGAATTCATCCTGCTCCGCCCGAGAGATCTTGTACTCGCGGGACAGGAGTTCCGCGCAACTTCCCATGTGCATATCGGTGTAGACGTCCCAAAGGCCATCGGTGATCATCGAGTCAACCAGAGCGCCGTGGCCCATTCGATACCCGGTACGGGCCCGATCGAGTAAATAAGGGGCGGCACTCATATTTTCCATGCCGCCGGCGACGACGATCTCAGCGTCGCCGGCCTGGACGGCCTGCGCCCCCAGCATCACCGCCTTGAGTCCTGACCCGCACATCTTGTTCAGCGTCGTCGCCGGGACCGTATTTGGCAGCCCGGCGTAGAGCGATGCCTGGCGCGCCGGAGCCTGCCCCAATCCTGCGGCGAGGATGATGCCCATATAAACTTCGTCCACCCGCTCCGGGGGAATCCGGGCCCGACGGGTCGCTTCCGCGATGGCCGCGCTGCCCAGCCGAGGTGCGGGAATCGACGAAAGGCCCCCCTGGAACCGGCCGATCGGGGTCCGCGCGGCGCTCAGGATCACGACCTCGCGCATAGCCACCTCCTTCACCGAGGGTACGTTACACGACCCCGGGGGCATTCCCTGTGCGGCGGCTACACGTGGGTCGAATTGACACTCCGCCGCGGCCCATGCTATCTTGGGTGCGGCGCCAGCCTGGTTTGCCGGGCGGGCGCCACGTTGTATGGGAGGATCGACGTGGAGGGCAAATTAGCGGTCGGGCAGGCGGGAGCGCTCCCGCTGGGATTGGCGCAGGCGAACGAGTGGACGGTCGGCGGTGTCAGCGCCCGGCGGCTCGCGCGAGACTTTGGGACGCCGCTGTACGTCATGGACGAGGGCCGACTGCGGGCGAACTGCCGAGCCTACACCGCGGCACTCCGGGAGTCATACCCGCACTCGCAGGCGATCTTCGCGAGCAAAGCCCTGTGCTGCATGGCCACCTGTCGTCTGGCCTACGACGAAGGGCTCTGGGTGGATGCGGTGTCGGTCGGGGAGATCCACACAGCCCTCCGGGCCGGGATCCCCGCCGGCGCGCTGTTGCTCCACGGGAGCAACAAAACGCCCGACGAGCTCCGCGTCGCCCTCCAGGCCGGCGTTGGCCGGATCGTCGTCGACAACCTCTATGACCTCGAGCTCCTAGAGACGCTGACCAGCGAGATGCACCAACCGGTCGATGTGCTCCTGCGGCTCACCCCGGGCATTGAGCCGCATACCCACAAGGCCATCATCACCGGCGGCGTTGACAGCAAGTTTGGCCTCGGCATCGTCGACGGAACCGCGCGGGAAGCGATGCGGCGGGCGCTCGAAATCCCCGGGGTGCGGGTGCGCGGGATCCACTGCCATATCGGGTCTCAAATCATGGAGCTCGACCCGTTCAAGACGGCAGCGGAATCGATGATGGAGTTTGCGATCTGGATGGCCCGGGACGTTCGGGTGCCGGTGGAAGAGCTCGATCTCGGCGGGGGGCTCGGCATTCGGTATCTCCCCACGGACACGCCGCCGCCGATTCGGGACTACGTATCGGCGCTGGCGGCGATCGTCAAGGAACGGGCGCAGGCCGCCGGCATCCCCCTGCCCAGGCTGATGCTCGAGCCGGGGCGATCGATCGTGGGAGACGCGGGCGCCACCCTGTACACGGTGGGAGCGGTGAAGCCGGTCGCCGGGGTCCGCACCTACGTGTCCGTCGACGGAGGCATGTACGAGAACCCGCGTCAGGCGCTGTACCAGGCTCGGTACGAAGCGGCGCTGGCGGAGCGCCTTACCGAACCCCGCAACCAGACGGTGACGATCGCCGGCCGATGCTGCGAATCCGGCGACGTGCTCATCTGGGAAGCCAAGCTGCCGCCACCGCGGTCGGGAGACCTGCTGGCGATCTTCGGCACGGGCGCCTACAACTACGCGATGGCGAGCAACTACAACCGGTATCCGCGGCCCCCGATCGTGTTTGTCCACGATGGTCGGACGCGGGTGGTCGTGGAACGCGAGACCGTTGAGGATCTGCTGGCCAGGGACGTCCCGCCGGCCTGATCAGGAGATCGAGGCGCGTGCTCAGACTGGATCCGCTCGTGCTCGCGTTGCTGCTCCCCGCCGTGCTCCTCGCGGTGACCGTTCATGAGTACGCGCATGCGCTGGTCGCGGACCGGCTGGGAGATCCCACGGCCCGGCAGTTGGGGCGGCTGAGCCTCAATCCCTTGGTCCACCTTGATGTGTTGGGGACGCTGTTCTTCGTGCTGTTCGGGTTTGGGTGGGCGCGTCCCGTGCCCGTGAATCCGCGAAACTTTGCCGACCCCCGGCAGGGAATGCTCCAGGTGGCGCTCGCGGGTCCGCTGGCGAACGTTACGGTCGCGTTCGCGGTCGGCCTGCTCATCCGGGCCCCGGGGGTCATCGATGGGCTCTGGCTCGCCCTTGCCTCAATGCTGGTGAGGATCAATCTCGTGCTCGCGATCTTCAACCTCATTCCGATCCCGCCCCTCGACGGATCGCGGATTCTGACGAGCCTGCTCCCGGTCGATCGGGCGCAGGCGTATGCGCGGATTCAGCCGTACGGCACGGTGTTGCTCCTGTTGCTGCTCTACACCGGAGTGGTGGGGCAGGTGATCTCGCCGGCGATCCGGTGGCTGTACGCAATCTCGACCGGGAGCTTCAGCTTGTGAGCGGGGCCGCCGGGCCGCTGTGACCTCCTCGGGCCGTCCGGCAGCAGGAACGGGCCCGGCGATCGGCGAATACGCGCAAGTAGCAACGGGAGCCACAAACGCAGCAAACGACGCAGCCTTGAACCGAAGCAGCGCCCGGAGGACGGCCCGTGGCCTACCACGTTCAGTGTGAGGGCTTTACCGGCCCCTTGGATCTCCTCGTCAGCCTTGCCTACCGCGGTCAGGTGGATTTCAAAGCCGTCTCGCTCCGCACGATCGCGGAAGGGTACGTGGAGCGCGCCCGCGAGACCCTCGACCTCGAGGAAGCCACGGAGGTGCTGGTCCACCTCGCGGTGCTCGCCGACCTGAAAGTCCGCACCCTCGTCCCGCATGCCCCACCCGCAGAGGCCCCCGCGGAAGAAACCGAGGTCCCATCCGACCTTCGAGATCGCCTGGGGGCTCAGATGGCCGAGTATCTCAAATTCCGCGAGGCGGCACACGCTCTGCGGGTCCTCGAAGAGATTCAGAGCCAGGTTTTTGTCCGCTCGGCCGATGCGCCGGACCCGCACGGCGAGGTATTGGTCGAGGGGGTAACCCTCCAGGATCTCTTCGCCGCCTTCGCGCAGGTCCTGCGGCGGGCGCGCGAAGCGCCCCGGCAGATCCCGGGCGAAGAGTTCACCGTCGAGGGGAAGATGGAAGCCCTGCTCGGCGTCCTCCGGCAGGAACCGGCCGGGGTGACGTTTGAGGCATTGTTTCTGGCCAGCGCCAGCCGGCTCGAGATCATCGTGACCTTCCTGGCGATGTTGGAACTGATCAAGCAGCGGCGCATCCGCGTCCGGCAGCCCAAGGTCTTTGGAAATATTCTGGTGATGCTGGTCGAGGCGTCATGAGCGAGAGGCCCGTGCGGATCGGAGGCACGCGTGCGGGAAGTCAGGCCGGTGAATCCGGCCGGGACTCGGTCGTGGGCAACGGATCGGCGGGGACCGGCGGGGCGACCGTCGCGTCGGGGGCCCGGCAAGCGGCTGGTCTCGGCGGGCCGGGCGCTGAATCGACGGGGAATGGGGAAGGTACTACAGATGTGCGAAACGCCATCGAGTGCCTCCTCTTGGCTCGGGGCGGTCCGGTTCGCCTCGAGGAGATGCGAAAGGTGTTGGAACTCAGCGAAGCCGAGCTCCTGGCCACCTTGGCGGCCCTGCAGGTCGAGTACGAGGGGCGAGGTCTTCAGATTCAGGAGGTGGCACAGGGGTATCAGCTGTGCACCCGCCCCGAGTACGGCGGGTATGTCCAGCGGTTGCTTCGCCTCGGCGAACTCGAGCCGCTGACCCGCGCCACGCTGGATGTCTTGGCGATCGTCGCCTACCGCCAGCCGGTGACGCGGGCGGAGGTGGACGTCATCCGCGGCGTTCAGTCGACGCACCATCTGGTCAAGCTGCAGGATCGGCGGCTGGTCCGGGAGGTAGGGCGGCGCCCGGGCCCGGGGCGGCCGATTCTGTACGGGACCACCGACGGATTCCTTCGATACTTCGGCCTCAAAGACTTGGGCGCACTCCCCAAAATCGGCAATCATGAGCTGTCGGACGCACTGGTTCCGCCGGGTCCCTAAGGCCCCGGCGCGCTCGTGGGGGTGGGGCATTCTCATCCCCCTGGTGGCGTTCGCGCCGACGTGGGCGGGGGTGCCGTCCCGCGGGCCGGGGGTTGAGCCGCGTCGAGCCAGTGAGGTCGTTCCGGTAAACATCACCGCCACCGCCGCAATCCTGATAGACGCGAGGTCCGGTCAGGTTCTCTACAGCCGCAACCCCCATCTGCGGTGGCCCCCTGCCAGCACGACCAAAATCATGACCGCGCTCGTGGCGCTGGAGCATGCGCACCTCGACACCCTGATCGAGATCAGCCCAGAGGTGGCGCATTTCCGAGAGGGGTCGGTCGTGGGCCTGCCCGCAGGGGCAAAGATCTCGCTGCACGATTTGCTCTACGCCCTCCTGTTGCCATCGGGGAACGACGTCGCGCTCGCCGTGGCGGAAGGCGTGTCCGGCTCGGTGCCGGCCTTCGTGGATCTGATGAACGATCGCGCCAAGGAACTCGGCGCCGTGCAGACGCATTTCACCTCCCCGCACGGATTGTTCGATCGGGAGCACTACACCACCGCCTACGACCTCGCGCTGATTGCCGACGCGGCGATGCAGGACCCCGTGTTCCGCGAGATCGTGCATACGCGGCGCTGGACATTTTCGGTGCCCGGTTACCGTGCGCGCTGGCTGTTCAACCACAACCGGCTGTTGAGCCGGTATCCGGGCGCGGACGGGGTGAAAACGGGTTACGTCCACCAGTCCGGGCAGACGCTGGTTGCCTCGGCCACGCGAAACGGATGGCGGCTCATCGCCGTGCTCCTTCACAGCCGGGACGAATGGGGCGATGCGGCACGCCTGCTCACCTACGGGTTCACCCACTATCGTTCCACGGAGGTCGCGTCGGTCGGTGAGCCCCTGGCGGTTGTGCAGCTTTCCGCGGGGGGTGCGCTGCTGACCGGAGTGGTGCCCCAACCCGAGTACGCGGCACTGCTTCCGGGCGATGTGGTCCGGCGCCAGGTCAGACTGGATCCGCGCGTGAACCTGCCGATCCGCCGCCGCGCCAGGGTGGGACAGGTCGATTTCTACGCGTCGGGAAGACTGCTGCGCTCCGCTCCACTGGTGGCGGCAGAAGATGTCACGGCCCCCACGGGGTGGCCCGGATTGATGTCGTGGTTCGGCCGCGTCGTGTCGGATTTGTCCGCCGTTTCGCGCCTGTAGCGCACGTTCATCCTGCCCATGACGGGCGTCCCATGGGTCCTGCGTAGTCTCCTCTTCGTTCCGGGAAACCGCGCCGACATGATTGCGAAGGCGGGGCGCTACGGCGCGGACGCCATCATCCTGGATCTTGAAGATGGGGTGGCGCCGGAGGAGAAGGATCAAGCGCGCCGCGTGGTCCGTGCGGCATTGGACGCCGGACTGCCCGGCAAGCCGGTTGTCTGGCTCCGGGTGAACGGCGCGGCGAGCGGCCTCTTGGAGATGGACCTCCGGGAAGGATTCCGGCCGGGTGTGGTCGGGGTGTGCCTTCCGAAGTGTGAGACCGGGGAAGACGTGCTGACGGTCGACGTCCACCTGCGGATTCTCGAGACCGCGCACGGACTCTCGCTCGGGGAGACCCGGCTGTTGCCAATGATCGAAAGCGCGCGAGGTGTGGTCAATGCGAGCGCGATCGCGTGCCGCCACCCGCGGGTGTGCGGCGTGGGATTCGGCGCTGAGGATTACACAGCGGATCTCGGGGTCGTGCGCACACGGCAGGGGGAAGAGATCGCCTATCCAAGAGCCGCGGTGAGCGTCGCTGCCCATGCCGCCCACGTCGAGGCTGTGGATGGGATTTTTGCGGATTTTCGAGACGCGGAGGGGTTGCGGGCGGACACCGCGGCCGCGCGCCGGCTGGGTTATACCGGCAAGATGGTGATCCACCCAGCGCAGATCGCCCCCGTGCACGCAGCGTTCACGCCGGGCCCGGAGGAAATCGCCCACGCGCAGCGGGTGGTGAACGCATTTGAGGAGGCCCGCTCCCGCGGATCGGGCATCGTGGTGGTCGACGGCGCCATGGTCGATCGCCCCGTCGTCCTGCGAGCGCAGCGTACGCTGGCGATCGCGGCCCGATCGAGGCCGGCGGGCGGCGAGAAATGATGCCGGGAGGGCGCCTCTTCCGGTCGCGCAGCGATTCATTTCTCCTAGGGGTGTGCGGCGGCCTGGGGAAGTACTTTTCGGTCGACAGCAATGTAATCCGGTTGGCGTTCGTCCTCTTGGCGACCTGGAATGGCCTGGGGGTGTTGCTGTATCTGGCGACCGTGCTGATCGTGCCCGAGGAATCCGCGAGCGAGGCGCCTCCGCCCTCCCCGGCGCCTGGGCAAGAGGAGACCCGGCGGATGCGCATGCTGGGCTGGTTGCTCGTCCTCGCGGGGGGGTACCTGCTTCTTCGTACCCACCCATTGTTCCGACCGATCCTGCAGGACCCGATCTTCCCGGTCGTCTTGATCCTGGGCGGCCTCGTGCTTCTGTTTCAGCGGGGAGGGTTCCGGCAGCGGTGAGGGGAGCGGGGCGGACCCCTGGGCGGATCCGCAGAACCGGGACCCACCCCGGGCCGCCCACACGGCCGCACCGCGGCAAGCCGTCACATCTTCGAGCGTTCGCCGCCCGTGCGTGACGAGCGGGGAATCTGGGACGCTCGGTATGCGTCGGGTGACCGGCGGCATGATGCGGGGCCCGCGGCGCTCCTGGCGTCCTGGATTTCCCGATGGCCCATCGGCCGCGCGTTGGACGTTGCGGCCGGGTTGGGGCGGCACGCCTTGTTCCTCGCCCGTCGCGGGTGGACCGTTGACGCGGTCGACATCTCGGGGGAAGGACTTCGGATCCTCCGCCGGCGAGCGCAAGCGGCGGAACTTCGAGTGGGCCTGATCCTGGCCGACCTTGACCGGTTCGAGGTCTGCGACGGGGTGTACGATCTGATCGTCCAGACCTTCTATTTCCAGCCCCGGCTCATCCCCCGGCTCTGGCGGTGGCTGCGCCCCGGCGGGGCGGTGTATTTCGAAACTCACCTGGCCGTCCCGGATGATCCATGCCACAGTCGGTATGCGCTGCCGCCCGGGGAGGCGCGCCGCCTGTTTGCCCGTTGGGAACTCCTTGACTACGCGGAGGGCCCGACGACGGAGGGGGAGCGGGAAATCGCCACGGCGCGTCTAGTCGCGAAACGCCCGGACCACACATAGGAGCGGTCGCCGTCCGCGCCGAATCCGTGGCGGCGTGGAAGCCCCCCCGACTGCGCTCGCGGTCGCCATCGACGGCCCGATGGGCTCAGGAAAGAGCACGGTCGCGCGCGAAGTCGCTCGTCGCCTGGCATTTCGCTACGTCGACACGGGCGCCATGTACCGCGCCATCGCGGTCGCGGCCGTCCGCCGCGGGGTTCCTGTCGATGACCCCGCCGCCCTCGCTCTCCTCGCCCGCACCACGACGCTCACGGTTACCCCGGGGTCCGATGGTGCGT from bacterium includes:
- a CDS encoding class I SAM-dependent methyltransferase → MRDERGIWDARYASGDRRHDAGPAALLASWISRWPIGRALDVAAGLGRHALFLARRGWTVDAVDISGEGLRILRRRAQAAELRVGLILADLDRFEVCDGVYDLIVQTFYFQPRLIPRLWRWLRPGGAVYFETHLAVPDDPCHSRYALPPGEARRLFARWELLDYAEGPTTEGEREIATARLVAKRPDHT
- a CDS encoding PspC domain-containing protein yields the protein MPGGRLFRSRSDSFLLGVCGGLGKYFSVDSNVIRLAFVLLATWNGLGVLLYLATVLIVPEESASEAPPPSPAPGQEETRRMRMLGWLLVLAGGYLLLRTHPLFRPILQDPIFPVVLILGGLVLLFQRGGFRQR
- a CDS encoding MoaD/ThiS family protein, whose product is MKVLIRHQKREVEVAGRRRVRDVLAELGINPETVLVIRGTQLLTHDVHLADDDRIELRPVVSGGGA
- a CDS encoding CoA ester lyase, translating into MTGVPWVLRSLLFVPGNRADMIAKAGRYGADAIILDLEDGVAPEEKDQARRVVRAALDAGLPGKPVVWLRVNGAASGLLEMDLREGFRPGVVGVCLPKCETGEDVLTVDVHLRILETAHGLSLGETRLLPMIESARGVVNASAIACRHPRVCGVGFGAEDYTADLGVVRTRQGEEIAYPRAAVSVAAHAAHVEAVDGIFADFRDAEGLRADTAAARRLGYTGKMVIHPAQIAPVHAAFTPGPEEIAHAQRVVNAFEEARSRGSGIVVVDGAMVDRPVVLRAQRTLAIAARSRPAGGEK
- a CDS encoding tRNA (adenine-N1)-methyltransferase, with amino-acid sequence MSSGPLKAGDSVLLIDRRRRRYMIMLRAGGVSDLRGGKVVHDTLLGEDEGGTIVSSRGERFLVVRPTLAEFILEMPRGAQVIYPKDLGAILLAADIFPGARVLEAGTGSGALTMALLRATGPQGRVTTYDLREEFARIAERNIQRFLGAADSLVLRRQDIYTGVLAEDLPIDRIILDLPEPWRVVGHAAHALPPGGIFVSYVPTVPQVVQTTETLRNSGAFAMIETVEVLMRPWNIEGLSVRPAHRMVAHTGFLTAARRVRSMAAERNDIPEPDGPAEGEGDDRGEV
- a CDS encoding acetyl-CoA C-acetyltransferase codes for the protein MREVVILSAARTPIGRFQGGLSSIPAPRLGSAAIAEATRRARIPPERVDEVYMGIILAAGLGQAPARQASLYAGLPNTVPATTLNKMCGSGLKAVMLGAQAVQAGDAEIVVAGGMENMSAAPYLLDRARTGYRMGHGALVDSMITDGLWDVYTDMHMGSCAELLSREYKISRAEQDEFARRSYTRAIAATESGHFRQEIVPVDIPSVRGEHTTVKEDEEPRRFDPEKLGKLRPVFEEGGTVTVANASSISDGAAAVVMASREAADRLGLRPLARIVGQAVNATAPEWFTIAPAGAIRRLLSKIGWTKDAVDLYEINEAYAAVVIAVARDVGLDMERVNVHGGAVALGHPIGASGARILTTLLYAMQAREVRRGVAAVCLGGGEAVSLAVERN
- a CDS encoding ATP-binding protein, whose translation is MRCQKCKGEASVEIRRHHAAFCNEHFVEFFDRQVERSIEGERMFTRDDRVLVVVSGGKDSLALWDVLRRLGYQTTGLYINLGIGEYSHESQRKAEGYAAGQGAELLIADIPHDYGMSVEDFARATGRVSCSACGLSKRYLFNRVAMDRGFPVVATGHNLDDEAAVLLGNLLHWQTEYLARQAPVLQSTHPQFAKKVKPLYRIAERETAAYAVIRGIDYIVEECPNSVGAKSLLYKDALNLLEQAAPGTKQSLYWGFLERGRPLVEALVSPSLRACIHCGQPTTAEVCAFCRMTERAAERMRVRLALASSTPGPTPTPGGGTPAGEDRPETPAPLAEVGRPGRPA
- a CDS encoding D-alanyl-D-alanine carboxypeptidase family protein, whose translation is MSCRTHWFRRVPKAPARSWGWGILIPLVAFAPTWAGVPSRGPGVEPRRASEVVPVNITATAAILIDARSGQVLYSRNPHLRWPPASTTKIMTALVALEHAHLDTLIEISPEVAHFREGSVVGLPAGAKISLHDLLYALLLPSGNDVALAVAEGVSGSVPAFVDLMNDRAKELGAVQTHFTSPHGLFDREHYTTAYDLALIADAAMQDPVFREIVHTRRWTFSVPGYRARWLFNHNRLLSRYPGADGVKTGYVHQSGQTLVASATRNGWRLIAVLLHSRDEWGDAARLLTYGFTHYRSTEVASVGEPLAVVQLSAGGALLTGVVPQPEYAALLPGDVVRRQVRLDPRVNLPIRRRARVGQVDFYASGRLLRSAPLVAAEDVTAPTGWPGLMSWFGRVVSDLSAVSRL
- a CDS encoding site-2 protease family protein; amino-acid sequence: MLRLDPLVLALLLPAVLLAVTVHEYAHALVADRLGDPTARQLGRLSLNPLVHLDVLGTLFFVLFGFGWARPVPVNPRNFADPRQGMLQVALAGPLANVTVAFAVGLLIRAPGVIDGLWLALASMLVRINLVLAIFNLIPIPPLDGSRILTSLLPVDRAQAYARIQPYGTVLLLLLLYTGVVGQVISPAIRWLYAISTGSFSL
- a CDS encoding segregation/condensation protein A, with product MAYHVQCEGFTGPLDLLVSLAYRGQVDFKAVSLRTIAEGYVERARETLDLEEATEVLVHLAVLADLKVRTLVPHAPPAEAPAEETEVPSDLRDRLGAQMAEYLKFREAAHALRVLEEIQSQVFVRSADAPDPHGEVLVEGVTLQDLFAAFAQVLRRAREAPRQIPGEEFTVEGKMEALLGVLRQEPAGVTFEALFLASASRLEIIVTFLAMLELIKQRRIRVRQPKVFGNILVMLVEAS
- the lysA gene encoding diaminopimelate decarboxylase, whose translation is MEGKLAVGQAGALPLGLAQANEWTVGGVSARRLARDFGTPLYVMDEGRLRANCRAYTAALRESYPHSQAIFASKALCCMATCRLAYDEGLWVDAVSVGEIHTALRAGIPAGALLLHGSNKTPDELRVALQAGVGRIVVDNLYDLELLETLTSEMHQPVDVLLRLTPGIEPHTHKAIITGGVDSKFGLGIVDGTAREAMRRALEIPGVRVRGIHCHIGSQIMELDPFKTAAESMMEFAIWMARDVRVPVEELDLGGGLGIRYLPTDTPPPIRDYVSALAAIVKERAQAAGIPLPRLMLEPGRSIVGDAGATLYTVGAVKPVAGVRTYVSVDGGMYENPRQALYQARYEAALAERLTEPRNQTVTIAGRCCESGDVLIWEAKLPPPRSGDLLAIFGTGAYNYAMASNYNRYPRPPIVFVHDGRTRVVVERETVEDLLARDVPPA
- the scpB gene encoding SMC-Scp complex subunit ScpB codes for the protein MSERPVRIGGTRAGSQAGESGRDSVVGNGSAGTGGATVASGARQAAGLGGPGAESTGNGEGTTDVRNAIECLLLARGGPVRLEEMRKVLELSEAELLATLAALQVEYEGRGLQIQEVAQGYQLCTRPEYGGYVQRLLRLGELEPLTRATLDVLAIVAYRQPVTRAEVDVIRGVQSTHHLVKLQDRRLVREVGRRPGPGRPILYGTTDGFLRYFGLKDLGALPKIGNHELSDALVPPGP